In Bacteroidota bacterium, one genomic interval encodes:
- a CDS encoding CotH kinase family protein, which produces MNTLGNANNGQNGNGTWKLRIVDTYAADAGNVLSWNITFGPAAPLPNVFTSSNLPIVLINTFSQTIVDEPKINANMKIIYNGPGVTNYVTDAPNAYNNNIGIEIRGAFSSILPQKPYSIETRNTLLAENDTILLGMPAEHDWCLLATYNDKVYVRNTLANKLFDEMGHYGVRSKHCEVLINGQYQGIYFLSEKIKRDSNRVDISRLDSLDNAGLQLTGGYIIKNDYWDGTNSWLLGYHPIDHPTYDVHLVYDYPQPDKITPQQKTYIQTYINSLESALYSPGFADPLTGYRAYLSTGSFIDYLIINELSRNNDGFKKSWYMHKNRDDKGGKLKAGPVWDFDWAWADIPGSSIFSATDGSGWAHKINDDGPDVNSNGWYVRMMQDTTFQNELKCRWLTARNSFWIQHISLITLIRWPFI; this is translated from the coding sequence ATGAACACATTGGGAAATGCCAATAACGGGCAAAACGGAAATGGCACATGGAAACTTCGAATTGTTGATACCTATGCTGCTGATGCCGGAAACGTTTTGAGCTGGAACATTACCTTTGGTCCGGCAGCTCCGCTTCCGAATGTTTTTACTTCTTCTAATTTGCCTATTGTGTTAATCAATACGTTTTCGCAAACCATTGTGGATGAACCAAAGATTAATGCAAACATGAAAATTATTTATAATGGCCCGGGTGTTACCAATTATGTGACCGATGCTCCCAATGCCTACAACAATAATATTGGCATTGAAATTCGTGGTGCGTTTTCGTCCATCTTGCCTCAAAAACCTTATTCCATTGAAACTCGAAATACATTGTTAGCGGAAAATGATACGATTTTGCTTGGGATGCCGGCAGAGCACGACTGGTGTTTACTAGCTACTTACAATGATAAAGTTTATGTACGTAATACACTTGCGAATAAATTGTTTGATGAAATGGGTCATTATGGCGTGCGATCAAAGCATTGTGAAGTTTTGATAAATGGCCAATACCAAGGAATTTATTTCTTGAGTGAAAAAATTAAACGCGATAGCAACCGTGTGGATATCTCTAGATTAGATTCACTTGACAATGCTGGATTACAGCTTACTGGCGGTTATATTATTAAAAATGATTATTGGGATGGAACAAATAGTTGGTTGTTAGGTTATCATCCAATTGATCACCCGACTTATGATGTTCATTTAGTATACGATTATCCTCAGCCTGATAAAATTACTCCTCAACAAAAAACATACATTCAAACGTACATTAATAGCTTAGAAAGTGCGTTGTATAGTCCCGGATTTGCTGATCCTTTAACTGGATACAGAGCCTATTTGAGTACAGGTTCTTTCATCGATTATTTAATTATAAATGAGCTTTCACGTAACAACGATGGTTTTAAAAAGAGCTGGTACATGCATAAAAATAGAGACGATAAAGGAGGGAAATTAAAAGCTGGACCGGTATGGGATTTTGATTGGGCTTGGGCAGATATTCCGGGGAGTAGTATTTTTTCTGCTACAGATGGTTCGGGTTGGGCACATAAAATTAATGATGATGGTCCTGATGTAAATTCAAATGGTTGGTATGTAAGAATGATGCAGGATACAACTTTTCAAAATGAATTAAAATGTAGATGGTTAACCGCTAGAAACAGCTTTTGGATACAACATATCTCTTTAATTACATTGATTCGATGGCCGTTTATTTAG
- a CDS encoding proprotein convertase P-domain-containing protein, translated as MKKLISAIFLFLSLPTFSQTYSGAIGPISDDGLANDFLLNVSGLTPSTLNGTHGLIGVCIDITHTWDSDLNIDLIAPDGTSITLLAYVGGVTIILPIPVSVKVPPHPLYPAPLLSPVHLNR; from the coding sequence ATGAAAAAATTAATTTCTGCAATTTTTCTTTTTCTTTCTCTTCCTACCTTTTCACAAACGTATTCTGGTGCAATAGGTCCTATTTCTGATGATGGTTTAGCGAACGACTTTTTATTAAATGTATCCGGTTTAACACCAAGTACCTTAAACGGTACACATGGCTTAATAGGTGTCTGTATCGATATTACACATACTTGGGATTCGGATTTAAACATTGATTTGATAGCTCCTGATGGAACAAGTATTACTTTATTGGCGTATGTCGGGGGAGTGACGATAATTTTACCAATACCTGTTTCAGTCAAAGTGCCACCACATCCATTGTATCCGGCACCGCTCCTTTCACCGGTACATTTAAACCGATGA
- a CDS encoding YwbE family protein: MFRSNITLGLEVDVVLKKDQRTGKRTRGKVQFILTSAAFHSRGIKVQLDTRQVGRVQEIIG, encoded by the coding sequence ATGTTTCGTTCTAATATAACCTTAGGACTGGAGGTTGATGTTGTTCTTAAAAAGGATCAACGTACCGGAAAACGGACACGAGGCAAAGTGCAATTTATTTTAACAAGTGCAGCTTTTCATTCAAGAGGCATAAAAGTTCAATTGGATACACGTCAAGTTGGTCGTGTTCAGGAAATCATAGGCTAA
- a CDS encoding PD40 domain-containing protein, whose amino-acid sequence MKTRKWRKTEKDSLLRAQTFFQDQDYLLALPIFEKLEQSHPKELYLKYVMGICGLYRSDVHQKSLEYLEIVYAKNKKAAGIRYDLARANHYNNKFDEALLLLEEYLKDKKITERERKDAEQLVEYCNNAKILVASPVDAKIENIGDILNTVGSEYVPVITSDESVIIYTYTGDQSVGGLQNGYNQADSFGIYYEDVFISHKENGNWVSPSSIGTNINTNIHDAAIAISNDGQKLFVFKDNSYDGGDIYISKLDTTNWSLPEKLNGDVNTAAWEGSASLSSDEKTLYFSSERPGGFGGRDLYKASLLADGSWGNIKNLGEKVNTRLDDDAPFIHPDGKTLIYSSQGLNSMGSYDIFLTEYSASDSSWSTPKNLGYPINTPDDDRYFVLSTDGNRGYYASGKEGGFGLHDIYVVDMPNDFVKPNVMMVKGVTFLDDKPVFANVEVDIADRNERYRSINTHATDGGYLVNLVSGQNYKITYKLKGFPDQTKTIEAMTLNGYTEKIIDIKFSTKVDSAKIDSTAVPTLAKTDSTKTTPSATFDSGNFSKDGLEFKVQIAAYNLPKNYRYDYLKGLGNVEKLLLDDGITRFTIGGSFKTLNDAIAHKNKVKEAGQKDAFVTAIYQGKRVYLEDLEKLGLIPAVPK is encoded by the coding sequence ATGAAAACCCGCAAATGGAGAAAAACGGAGAAAGATTCACTTCTCAGAGCTCAAACGTTCTTTCAAGATCAAGATTATCTTCTCGCATTGCCGATTTTCGAAAAATTAGAGCAAAGTCACCCTAAAGAATTGTATTTAAAATATGTGATGGGTATTTGTGGATTGTATCGTAGTGACGTTCATCAAAAATCATTGGAATATTTAGAAATTGTGTATGCAAAAAATAAAAAAGCTGCAGGAATCAGATATGACCTTGCACGTGCGAATCATTACAATAATAAATTTGACGAAGCACTGCTATTGTTGGAAGAATATTTAAAAGATAAAAAAATCACTGAAAGAGAGCGGAAAGATGCAGAACAATTGGTTGAATATTGTAACAATGCAAAAATTTTAGTTGCTTCACCTGTTGACGCCAAAATTGAGAACATTGGAGATATTTTAAATACGGTTGGTTCAGAATATGTCCCCGTTATCACTTCCGATGAAAGTGTGATTATCTATACCTATACCGGTGACCAAAGTGTGGGTGGCTTACAAAACGGATACAATCAAGCCGATAGCTTCGGTATTTATTATGAAGATGTTTTTATCAGCCACAAAGAAAATGGCAATTGGGTGAGTCCTTCCAGCATCGGAACAAATATCAATACGAACATTCATGATGCTGCCATTGCAATTTCGAATGACGGACAAAAGTTATTCGTATTTAAAGACAACAGTTATGATGGTGGCGATATCTACATCAGCAAATTGGATACAACCAATTGGTCCCTTCCTGAAAAATTGAATGGAGATGTTAATACTGCTGCTTGGGAAGGAAGTGCCTCCTTATCATCAGACGAAAAAACATTGTACTTCTCGAGTGAACGCCCCGGAGGCTTTGGTGGAAGAGATTTATACAAAGCCAGTTTGTTAGCGGATGGATCATGGGGAAATATTAAAAATTTAGGCGAAAAAGTAAATACGCGATTGGATGACGATGCACCTTTTATTCACCCCGATGGCAAAACACTTATTTATAGCTCACAAGGCTTGAATAGTATGGGAAGCTATGATATTTTTTTAACGGAATATTCAGCTTCCGATTCATCTTGGTCGACACCTAAAAATTTAGGTTACCCCATTAACACACCGGATGACGATCGCTATTTTGTTCTTTCTACAGATGGAAATAGAGGTTATTATGCTTCCGGTAAAGAAGGAGGATTTGGCTTGCACGACATCTATGTAGTGGATATGCCCAACGATTTTGTGAAACCAAACGTAATGATGGTAAAAGGCGTTACATTTTTAGACGATAAACCGGTATTCGCAAATGTGGAAGTTGACATTGCTGATAGAAATGAACGCTACAGAAGTATAAACACTCATGCTACCGATGGTGGTTATTTAGTGAATTTAGTATCCGGACAAAATTATAAAATCACCTATAAACTAAAAGGGTTTCCAGATCAGACAAAAACAATTGAGGCCATGACCTTGAATGGATATACCGAAAAAATAATCGATATTAAATTCAGCACCAAGGTGGACAGTGCAAAAATTGATTCGACAGCTGTTCCAACGCTTGCAAAAACAGATTCAACCAAAACTACTCCTTCAGCAACATTTGACAGTGGAAACTTTTCAAAAGATGGTTTAGAATTTAAAGTACAGATTGCAGCCTACAACTTGCCAAAAAATTATAGATATGATTATTTGAAGGGATTGGGCAATGTAGAAAAACTGTTATTAGACGATGGCATTACCCGCTTTACGATTGGCGGATCATTTAAAACATTAAACGATGCCATTGCACATAAGAATAAAGTTAAAGAAGCCGGACAAAAAGATGCATTTGTAACGGCCATTTACCAAGGTAAACGCGTTTATTTAGAAGATCTAGAAAAGCTTGGATTGATTCCGGCAGTTCCGAAGTAA
- a CDS encoding DEAD/DEAH box helicase, whose protein sequence is MSFENLNLIEPILKALKTEGYTTPTPIQKQSIPLVLAKKDLLGCAQTGTGKTAAFAIPIIQLLMEDKTPPQGKRHIRSLILTPTRELAIQIGESFANYGRNTNLKYKVIFGGVNQFSQVESLRAGIDVLVATPGRLLDLMNQRHVDISRIQIFVLDEADRMLDMGFVNDVKKVIAKLPAKRQSLFFSATMPPVIVKLADTILVNPSKVEVTPVSSTANTINQVVYFLDKENKKNLLVDLLKDKKIERVLVFTRTKHGADKVAKDLIKNGIQSQAIHGNKSQNARQNALNNFKSKLTRVLVATDIAARGIDIDELTHVINYELPNVPESYVHRIGRTGRAGASGIAIAFCDAEEKEYLRDIQKLIGKDIPVIDNHAYPLMNHNVVKAAKQQRPPRNHGQNRNGNGQRSGGGNASSGAKPNSSAPKKKWFGGKRKHTTAS, encoded by the coding sequence ATGTCATTTGAAAATTTAAATTTAATTGAGCCGATCCTTAAGGCTTTAAAAACAGAAGGATACACAACACCTACTCCCATTCAAAAACAATCCATTCCATTGGTATTGGCTAAAAAAGATTTGTTAGGTTGTGCACAAACGGGTACAGGAAAAACAGCAGCATTTGCTATTCCGATTATCCAATTATTAATGGAAGACAAAACGCCACCGCAAGGAAAACGTCACATTAGAAGTTTGATTTTAACCCCAACAAGAGAGTTGGCTATTCAAATTGGTGAGAGCTTTGCCAATTATGGAAGAAATACCAACTTAAAATACAAAGTAATTTTTGGTGGCGTAAATCAATTCTCACAAGTTGAATCTTTGCGTGCCGGAATCGATGTGCTCGTTGCTACTCCCGGTCGTTTGTTGGATTTGATGAATCAACGTCATGTGGATATTTCAAGAATTCAAATTTTTGTTTTGGATGAAGCAGATCGAATGTTGGATATGGGTTTTGTAAACGATGTGAAAAAAGTAATTGCAAAATTACCGGCTAAACGTCAATCTTTATTTTTCTCAGCAACCATGCCTCCGGTTATTGTGAAGTTGGCAGATACCATTTTGGTTAACCCTTCAAAAGTAGAGGTAACTCCTGTTTCTTCTACTGCAAATACAATCAATCAGGTTGTTTATTTTCTAGATAAAGAGAATAAGAAAAACTTATTGGTAGATTTATTGAAAGATAAAAAAATCGAACGCGTATTGGTGTTTACAAGAACCAAACATGGAGCAGATAAAGTGGCCAAAGATTTAATTAAGAATGGAATTCAATCGCAAGCGATTCATGGAAATAAATCCCAGAATGCTCGTCAGAATGCATTGAATAATTTCAAATCTAAATTAACACGCGTTTTGGTTGCTACGGATATTGCAGCACGTGGAATTGATATTGATGAATTAACGCACGTTATCAATTATGAATTACCAAACGTTCCTGAATCGTATGTTCACCGCATAGGTAGAACAGGAAGAGCAGGAGCAAGCGGAATTGCAATTGCTTTTTGTGATGCTGAAGAGAAAGAATATTTAAGAGATATTCAAAAGTTAATTGGGAAAGATATTCCGGTTATTGATAATCATGCTTATCCGTTAATGAATCACAATGTTGTGAAAGCAGCGAAACAACAACGTCCGCCTCGTAATCATGGACAAAATAGAAATGGAAACGGGCAACGCAGTGGGGGAGGAAATGCTTCTTCTGGTGCAAAACCAAATTCATCAGCACCTAAAAAGAAATGGTTTGGCGGTAAACGCAAACATACAACTGCATCTTAA
- a CDS encoding GNAT family N-acetyltransferase, with the protein MKIETYLKGNYEISTDKSKLDIAVIHGFLSTSYWAEEIPVEIVQKAIENSLCFGVYDGERQIGFARVITDYATFGYLADVFIIESARGNGLSKWLMECILMHPQLQGLRNFCLMTQDAHTLYARYGFKNIPKPENFMAKKIDGIYKKKK; encoded by the coding sequence ATGAAAATTGAGACTTACCTAAAAGGCAATTACGAGATTTCCACAGATAAGTCGAAATTGGATATTGCTGTTATACATGGATTTCTTTCCACTTCTTATTGGGCTGAAGAAATTCCTGTTGAGATTGTTCAAAAAGCAATTGAAAATTCGCTGTGCTTTGGCGTTTATGATGGCGAGAGACAAATTGGTTTTGCAAGAGTGATTACAGATTATGCAACGTTTGGTTATTTAGCGGATGTTTTTATTATTGAATCTGCTAGAGGAAATGGACTCTCCAAATGGTTAATGGAGTGTATTCTGATGCATCCGCAATTGCAAGGATTGCGTAATTTTTGTTTAATGACGCAAGATGCGCATACGCTTTATGCGCGTTACGGATTTAAAAATATTCCCAAACCTGAAAATTTTATGGCGAAGAAGATTGATGGAATTTATAAAAAGAAGAAATAA
- a CDS encoding alkaline phosphatase family protein has product MMKKYFLFIAVNVFAFTAVAQTTKPAPKATKPKLIVGIVIDQMRYDYIYRFWDKFGTDGFKKLVNEGFFCKNTNFNYVPTYTGPGHAAVYTGTTPAVNGIIANDWFDKNTQKYMYCAEDNKVTGLGTTAKEGKRSPVNLLTTTITDELRISSNMKSKVIGIALKDRSAILPAGHVANAAYWFDGSNGCFISSTYYMAELPKWVQEFNKKELPKFYLSQPWNTLLPIEKYTESLPDDNKYETLAKGELKPVFPHDLPNLYPKNGGYGMIRNTPFGNSLTKDFAIETMKQENLGKSTATDFLAISFSSPDYIGHSYGPNSIEQEDDYLRLDKDLAELIKAIELQVGKGNALIFLTADHAAPEVPAYLVDLKIPAGYVNEDKMTDSLKKYLTKTYGDSLVLSYSNQQLFLNHRVIEAKKLYLPQVQEDVAAFMMKFADVSEVITGTTMNNTQFTEGVRYLMQKGYNAKRSGDVLVNYSPGYVDFMPTGTTHGSPYSYDTHVPLLFYGWNIKQGSSTEQVYITDIAPTLAMLLNIQFPNGTTGKPISFIVK; this is encoded by the coding sequence ATGATGAAGAAATATTTTTTATTTATTGCTGTAAATGTGTTTGCTTTTACGGCTGTTGCACAAACAACTAAACCAGCTCCAAAAGCTACAAAACCAAAATTGATTGTTGGAATTGTAATTGACCAAATGCGCTATGATTATATCTATCGTTTTTGGGATAAATTTGGAACGGATGGTTTTAAGAAATTAGTGAACGAAGGGTTCTTTTGTAAAAACACCAATTTCAATTATGTGCCAACGTATACTGGTCCTGGTCATGCTGCTGTTTATACCGGAACAACTCCGGCTGTAAATGGAATCATCGCCAACGATTGGTTTGATAAAAACACCCAGAAGTACATGTATTGTGCGGAAGATAATAAAGTAACAGGTTTGGGAACAACTGCAAAAGAAGGGAAACGGTCGCCAGTTAATTTACTCACGACTACTATCACCGATGAATTACGCATTTCTTCTAATATGAAATCAAAAGTAATCGGAATTGCTTTAAAAGATAGAAGTGCCATCTTGCCAGCCGGACATGTTGCCAATGCTGCCTATTGGTTTGATGGAAGCAATGGCTGTTTTATTTCAAGCACGTATTACATGGCTGAATTACCAAAGTGGGTGCAAGAGTTCAATAAAAAAGAATTACCTAAATTCTATTTGAGTCAGCCTTGGAATACATTGTTGCCAATTGAAAAATATACCGAGAGTTTGCCGGATGATAATAAATATGAAACCTTGGCTAAAGGAGAATTAAAACCCGTGTTTCCACATGATTTGCCAAACTTGTATCCTAAGAATGGCGGTTATGGAATGATACGGAATACACCTTTTGGAAATAGTTTAACAAAAGATTTTGCGATTGAAACAATGAAACAAGAAAACTTAGGAAAATCCACAGCCACTGATTTTTTAGCGATTTCTTTTTCTTCTCCGGATTATATCGGACATAGCTATGGTCCGAATTCAATTGAACAAGAAGATGATTACTTAAGGTTGGATAAAGATTTAGCAGAGTTAATAAAAGCGATTGAGTTGCAAGTTGGAAAAGGCAATGCTTTGATATTTTTAACCGCTGATCATGCAGCTCCGGAAGTACCGGCCTATTTGGTTGATTTGAAAATTCCTGCAGGATATGTGAATGAGGATAAAATGACAGACAGTTTGAAAAAGTATCTGACGAAAACCTATGGTGATTCCTTGGTGTTATCATATTCGAATCAACAACTATTTTTAAATCACCGAGTGATTGAAGCAAAAAAATTGTACTTGCCACAAGTACAAGAAGATGTTGCTGCTTTTATGATGAAATTTGCGGATGTATCGGAAGTGATCACTGGAACAACAATGAACAATACCCAGTTCACAGAGGGGGTTCGTTATCTGATGCAAAAAGGATACAATGCGAAACGTTCTGGGGATGTGCTTGTAAATTATTCTCCCGGTTATGTTGATTTTATGCCAACAGGAACCACTCATGGTTCTCCTTATAGTTATGATACACACGTACCTTTGTTGTTTTATGGTTGGAACATCAAACAAGGAAGTTCAACAGAACAAGTTTATATTACGGATATTGCGCCTACATTGGCCATGTTGTTGAACATTCAATTCCCGAATGGCACCACAGGAAAACCGATTTCGTTTATTGTTAAGTAA
- the crcB gene encoding fluoride efflux transporter CrcB has protein sequence MNNILLVFLGGGLGSVARFGISEIVKNNFKSSFPIATLCSNILSCLVLALMVGVFSGKADASPALKTLIVIGFCGGFSTFSTFSFETVELMRSGNMMIAIANILISVTVCVALVYFLSKQTA, from the coding sequence ATGAATAATATTCTACTCGTATTTTTAGGCGGTGGATTAGGCAGTGTCGCTCGATTTGGGATTTCTGAAATTGTAAAAAATAATTTCAAATCTTCTTTCCCGATTGCCACATTGTGCTCAAATATTTTAAGCTGTTTGGTTTTAGCTTTGATGGTAGGTGTGTTTAGCGGAAAAGCGGATGCAAGTCCGGCATTAAAAACGTTAATTGTTATCGGCTTTTGTGGTGGATTCAGCACCTTCTCTACATTTAGTTTTGAAACTGTGGAGCTGATGCGTTCCGGGAATATGATGATTGCCATTGCGAATATTTTAATCAGTGTAACTGTTTGTGTGGCATTGGTTTATTTTTTATCGAAACAAACCGCCTAA
- a CDS encoding phosphatase PAP2 family protein, with product MSLITSIKEIDTALFLYLNSKYNSFFDVVMFWVSHKYFWIPLYAFFLFLSYKHFGKKVWLVALGAVLVIVLADQISVHAFKQTFMRYRPCHNLVIQSQVHLNDGCGGTYGFVSSHAANTFALAMFLSLLFKNKIKYFGWAIFGWAAFVSYSRIYNGVHYPADIAVGAILGMGIGILVFKIYQLLNRKIYNE from the coding sequence ATGAGCCTAATCACATCCATAAAAGAAATTGACACTGCGCTTTTTCTGTATCTAAACAGTAAGTACAATTCCTTTTTTGATGTGGTCATGTTTTGGGTGAGTCATAAATATTTCTGGATTCCACTCTACGCATTTTTTCTATTTCTTTCTTATAAACATTTTGGCAAAAAGGTATGGTTGGTTGCTCTCGGAGCAGTTTTGGTAATTGTATTGGCCGACCAAATTTCTGTACATGCATTTAAACAGACCTTCATGCGTTATCGTCCTTGTCATAATTTAGTAATTCAATCGCAAGTGCATTTGAACGATGGCTGCGGTGGAACGTATGGATTTGTTTCTTCTCATGCTGCCAATACCTTTGCCCTGGCTATGTTTTTAAGCTTACTGTTTAAAAATAAAATCAAGTATTTCGGATGGGCTATTTTTGGTTGGGCGGCATTTGTTTCCTATAGTCGCATTTACAATGGTGTGCATTACCCTGCTGATATCGCTGTTGGTGCGATATTAGGAATGGGTATCGGAATCTTAGTGTTTAAAATTTATCAATTACTTAATAGAAAGATTTACAATGAATAA
- a CDS encoding tail fiber domain-containing protein: MQRLEMWVLSTTNGSASSNFGGRFVVSAGVNNNIGVYGSVPGTGATEYAGYFDGDVNINGTITVTTYGPSDQNIKTNIDSLSNALQIINQLAPKSFFFDTLNSHNLNLPSGKQYGLIAQQVEVLLPELVSSTTTLPQYDSLGNITNPSYTFKTLNYNAFIAILMKGMQEQENKIDSLTQTLTDVISTVNSCCNSNHNMQQNGNSTIAGSSIDINLKDNQNIILEQNVPNPFAEQTAINYFLPETVLKAQMLFYNAQGKLIQSVNLNEKGNGSINVFAQDLSNGIYTYTLVVDGKIIETKKMVKQQ; the protein is encoded by the coding sequence ATGCAACGATTAGAAATGTGGGTATTATCCACAACAAATGGCTCAGCAAGTAGTAATTTCGGAGGACGATTTGTTGTGTCTGCGGGAGTGAATAATAACATTGGCGTCTACGGCAGTGTGCCAGGAACAGGAGCTACTGAATATGCAGGTTATTTTGATGGTGATGTGAATATTAACGGGACTATAACGGTTACGACATATGGTCCATCTGATCAAAATATCAAAACTAATATAGATTCCCTTTCTAATGCGCTACAAATTATTAATCAGTTAGCACCAAAGTCATTCTTTTTTGATACTTTAAATTCCCACAATCTGAATTTACCAAGTGGCAAACAATATGGTTTAATAGCCCAGCAAGTGGAAGTGTTATTGCCTGAGCTTGTTTCAAGCACAACAACGCTTCCACAATATGATTCTTTAGGAAATATAACAAACCCCTCTTACACTTTCAAGACATTAAATTACAATGCATTTATCGCAATTCTAATGAAAGGAATGCAAGAGCAAGAAAATAAAATTGATAGCTTGACGCAAACCTTAACCGATGTAATTTCGACTGTGAATTCATGTTGTAATAGCAATCACAACATGCAACAAAATGGTAATTCCACCATCGCAGGATCATCTATTGATATCAATTTAAAAGACAATCAAAACATCATACTTGAGCAAAATGTACCCAATCCATTTGCTGAACAAACAGCAATTAATTACTTTTTACCTGAGACTGTTTTGAAGGCACAGATGCTCTTTTATAATGCGCAAGGCAAATTAATACAATCAGTTAATTTAAATGAAAAAGGAAATGGAAGTATTAACGTTTTTGCTCAAGACCTTTCTAATGGAATTTATACCTATACTCTTGTGGTTGATGGAAAAATAATTGAAACAAAAAAAATGGTGAAGCAGCAGTAA
- a CDS encoding T9SS type A sorting domain-containing protein: MKKLLFYFFVLFTVMMKAQVNLVPNPSFEQYTGCPDYWDQINYTLDWTAYKGSPDYYNICGAVDSFSVPQNFIGYQLPASGSAYCGVILYDKANFGNDELIGANLTAPLLIGTKYFVSFKSVLKYNNPFDICCGQNKMGVKFSTMSYNISSPPIQNNFAHVYSSAVISDTSNWTQVFGSFVSDSMYTNVMLGNFFDNASTTINDIQPANNSSYYFIDDICVSTDSLYALNYIYTDVPEIESSKIFIYPNPTSEFIKISSEKFKDAFSVKIYNTLGQEVYSVNSNNNEPIDISKFNNSILLIKVIYNNQEYFSKIIKTEKP; encoded by the coding sequence ATGAAAAAACTTTTATTTTACTTCTTTGTTTTGTTTACCGTAATGATGAAAGCTCAGGTTAATCTTGTACCGAATCCTTCGTTTGAGCAATACACAGGATGTCCAGATTATTGGGACCAAATTAATTACACCCTCGATTGGACAGCCTATAAGGGTTCACCCGATTATTACAACATTTGCGGTGCTGTTGATTCATTTAGCGTTCCTCAGAATTTTATAGGTTATCAATTACCAGCTTCTGGGAGTGCTTATTGCGGAGTAATTTTGTATGACAAAGCAAATTTCGGAAATGATGAATTGATTGGAGCAAATTTGACAGCTCCATTACTAATCGGAACAAAGTACTTTGTTTCATTTAAGTCGGTGCTTAAATACAATAATCCTTTTGATATTTGCTGTGGACAGAATAAGATGGGAGTGAAGTTTTCTACAATGTCTTATAATATTTCAAGCCCTCCTATTCAAAATAATTTTGCTCACGTTTATTCAAGTGCTGTTATTTCTGATACATCTAATTGGACACAGGTTTTTGGTTCATTTGTATCTGATTCAATGTATACAAATGTTATGTTAGGTAATTTTTTTGATAATGCTAGCACAACAATTAATGACATTCAGCCAGCAAATAATTCAAGCTATTATTTTATAGATGACATTTGCGTTTCCACTGATTCTCTGTATGCTTTGAACTATATTTATACTGATGTTCCAGAGATTGAGTCAAGTAAAATCTTCATCTACCCTAATCCTACAAGCGAGTTTATTAAAATTAGCTCTGAAAAATTTAAAGACGCATTCTCGGTGAAAATTTATAATACACTCGGTCAGGAAGTATATTCTGTGAATTCCAACAATAATGAGCCAATTGACATAAGCAAGTTCAATAATTCTATTTTATTAATAAAAGTCATTTACAATAATCAAGAATATTTTTCTAAAATCATTAAAACTGAAAAACCATGA